CTATCATTTAGAACAAGCCAAAGCAATCGAAAACAGAAAAGCCTTTTGTATCCTCTGATTCTCTGGAACTGAATGGAATTTTCCGGCATATTTTCTCTCGATTTTCTTGATGTATAAATTTACCCtgcattttgttattttttggtgtctatttctagaaaaatttggaaaatttctAGGCACAAATCTTTGTTGGTTTTTCGTTTTTGAAGctattgaaagaaatgaaaatgtggTTCCTTTGGTATATTTTTCTGTTCTGTTTTAATTTTGAGAGATTCTGATTTGGTGATAACACGGCATGCAGGAACATGTCACAGCCAACCTCATTCTGGTGAAGACCAACAATTTTCTGTCCCTCCTTTCTCTGAGAGCCTTGATTCAGACAACTAAGTGCACATCTGTTTTACATTCTCATCATGGTTGCCACTGCAGCCACTTCTGCATTCTTTGCAGTTGCTTCTCCATCTTCTGATCCAGATGCCAAACCTTCCACCAAGCCGGGGGTTGGGTCTGCAATTTTGAGGGGAATCAAGTCAAGAAATGCTCCTTCAGGCAGTTTGCAAGTTAAGGCAAATGCCCAAGCCCCTCCTAAGATAAATGGTACCACAGTTGGTTATACCTCCTCGGCGGAAGGCGTGAAGATTGAGGATGACATGTCGTCGCCTCCACCTAGGACTTTCATCAACCAATTGCCAGACTGGAGCATGCTTCTTGCTGCTATTACAACCATCTTCTTGGCAGCTGAGAAGCAGTGGATGATGCTTGACTGGAAACCAAGGAGGTCTGACATGCTAATCGACCCATTTGGCTTAGGGAAAATTGTCCAAGATGGTCTTGTTTTCAGGCAAAACTTCTCGATTAGATCATATGAAATAGGTGCTGATCGAACCGCATCCATAGAAACGTTGATGAATCATTTACAGGTATGAACAATTAATTCATCACATTTATGTGgccaaaagaaagagaataccCCTGTTTAAAAATGAACACTCATAAGGCATCTGGTTGTTTATCATCTTGATTGGTGTGTGTAAGCCTGCTTGCTCCTTCACAAGCTTGAAGTTTCTCTCCTTGTATCGCAGGAAACTGCACTTAACCATGTTAGGACTGCTGGTCTTCTGGGTGATGGTTTTGGTTCAACGCCAGAGATGAGCATAAGGAACCTAATATGGGTGGTCACTCGAATGCAGGTTGTGGTAGATCGGTACCCTACTTGGTAAGCCATCCAAAGCCTAGCTAGCAAAGCTTTCCCAATTaaccatatgatttttttttttttttttttgtggtcaTGGTGGTTCCACATCATAAGCCAGCCAGAACCTAGGTAAACATGGTTTTCTCATTTAATTACATGAGTTTTCTTTAGTGGTAATGATGGTTCAACATCATTGATAGGAATTTTCATGTGTGCTTTGTTCATGTTCAAATTTGCGAAATTCTTCATATAGTGCAAATTAAGAAACTTGTGaggctttctttctttctaatggTAGCTTAGTGCTTATGCCCTATCCTTAGGGCCCTactgaaaaaaaatagaaaagagggTCATTAATGTTGATGTGATGCTTACTTGCTCGACTTCTAGAGAATTTCTTTAGTTGGTCCTGTAGTGGTGGTTTGGTTAATGTAGATGCGTGTGCATATGGTGATTGTTGATgccaaatatgaaatttaagtTAGGTAAGAAAGGCTAATGTTCTAACAAAATAGCATcctggttttcttgggaatATATTTGAGAATGCTTTGTAGTTCTATTTACACAAAACCAAATTTTAGTACCCACATCAAGGCCTAAGTGCAATCCATTGATTAGAGTACTACAATAAGGTATACCCATAAAAAAAGTACTAAAATAAAGTATGGTTAAAGTTTTACTTTTGTCTGTAAGTTTTGGACTACCATATTGGGATGAAGactataatattgaaaaaaagtctttaacatttaattgcagaatttgaaattttgaattattagatAACTTAAAATGGATGAAAGTGAAAGTTCTGACACTTGGGACAAAGTTTATTGCATATTACATATGTGTGCAACAAAGTTCTTCTATTTATCCTGATGTGCAAGCCATGTCCACAAAATTTCTTGACCACATTCATGGAAAATcctagtaaaaaaaaaggaatgattcATTTTGCATGCTCTATGCATTAatacaaatgaataaataacatTTACTACTGTAGACACTGCAGTGCCACATAAGAGTGATATACATCAAATTTGTTTGaagattggattttttttttaaatttcgtcttttatttactttaatcCTGGAATGTCCTCTACTTTCCCACAAGAATCTGATAAGTGACACATGTATATATGATATGAGGAGAACCACTTTTCTACTTTGGTTTTGGTGGTTGACCCAATGAATATGTCCGGCCACTAGCATCCTGCAATGTTCTTAATATTTGGTGGATTATGAAGGCTAGTGCCTCATTCGTTTTGACAGAATGGTGTCAGAGTGAGTTGCATTGTAACTTCTGAGCGTATGTAGTTTGCTTGGAAAGGAAAGTAGCTCAATACAGACTACTCATTGGAATGCCTAACAGAATTATGAAGGCTGTAGCTGGAGAGTCTATCTCAATTATAAATTTAACCTGTCTTGATATTCAACTTCATATTACTGTCCTAAAACCTATTTTTATTGGCCTTCTGTTTGCCCCATGACAGAAACATTATCTGTAGAAAGCTACAAATGATTATTCATAAACTTCTTTGGAATATTTAGAAACTGATAGAAATTGATGGATTGAACTGATTTCCATCTTGCAGGGGTGATG
Above is a window of Vitis vinifera cultivar Pinot Noir 40024 chromosome 11, ASM3070453v1 DNA encoding:
- the LOC100257579 gene encoding palmitoyl-acyl carrier protein thioesterase, chloroplastic, whose amino-acid sequence is MVATAATSAFFAVASPSSDPDAKPSTKPGVGSAILRGIKSRNAPSGSLQVKANAQAPPKINGTTVGYTSSAEGVKIEDDMSSPPPRTFINQLPDWSMLLAAITTIFLAAEKQWMMLDWKPRRSDMLIDPFGLGKIVQDGLVFRQNFSIRSYEIGADRTASIETLMNHLQETALNHVRTAGLLGDGFGSTPEMSIRNLIWVVTRMQVVVDRYPTWGDVVQVDTWVCASGKNGMRRDWIIRDCKTGETLTRASSVWVMMNKQTRRLSKIPDAVRAEIEPYFMDSAPIVDEDGRKLPKLDDSTADYIRTGLTPRWSDLDVNQHVNNVKYIGWILESAPLPILESHELSSMTLEYRRECGRDSVLQSLTAVCGTGVGNLLDCGNVECQHLLRLEEGAEIVKGRTEWRPKYAHSMGGVGQIPAESA